The Euphorbia lathyris chromosome 2, ddEupLath1.1, whole genome shotgun sequence genome includes a window with the following:
- the LOC136219462 gene encoding glutamyl-tRNA(Gln) amidotransferase subunit B, chloroplastic/mitochondrial — translation MASTLCRNIHANSLLLYTTTFFRRKNHVFYCTTRNSAQTQTTIQEKHQTPPIKISPKSHPKRLDNLTKDYEAIIGIETHVQLSTLTKAFCSCPYSYGAQPNSTICPICMGLPGALPVLNSKVIEFAVKLGLALNCKLSLNSKFDRKQYFYPDLPKGYQISQFDIPIATGGYLDLDLPLEYGGGHRRFGITRVHMEEDAGKLLHTGNGSYSQVDLNRAGVPLLEIVSEPDMRNGIEAAEYAAELQRVVRYLGVGNGNMQEGSLRCDVNVSIRPIGQSEFGTKVEVKNLNSFSSMSRAIDFEITRQALLHSQGQGDLIVQETRLWEEGAQKTVTMRKKEGLADYRYFPEPDLPEVSLTEDFVDGIKNSLPELPEMKRRRYENMGLSMQDVLFLANDMAVAEFFDATIAKGAEVKLAANWIMGDIAAYMKNEKVTINEIKLTPVELAELIASIKGGTISGKIGKEILFELIAKGGTVKGLIKEKDLVQIVDPAEIEKMVDKVLSENPKQLEQYRAGKTKLQGFFAGQVMKVSKGKANPGLLNKILVEKLNAQS, via the exons ATGGCTTCTACATTGTGTAGAAATATTCATGCCAATTCTTTATTGCTATATACTACTACATTCTTCAGAAGAAAGAATCATGTCTTCTACTGCACCACCAGAAACTCCGCACAAACTCAAACAACAATTCAAGAAAAACATCAGACTCCGCCCATCAAAATTTCGCCAAAATCTCACCCCAAAAGGCTTGATAACCTAACGAAAGACTATGAGGCAATCATTGGTATAGAAACCCATGTCCAGCTCTCTACTTTAACCAAGGCCTTTTGCAGCTGCCCATATAGCTACGGGGCTCAACCAAACTCCACAATTTGTCCCATTTGCATGGGTTTGCCTGGTGCTTTACCCGTTTTGAATTCCAAAGTTATTGAATTTGCTGTGAAATTGGGCCTTGCTTTGAATTGCAAGCTCTCATTGAACTCAAAGTTTGATAGAAAACAGTACTTTTACCCTGACCTTCCAAAAGGATACCAAATATCTCAGTTTGATATACCAATTGCAACTGGGGGTTACCTTGATTTGGATCTCCCTCTTGAATATGGCGGTGGACACAGGAGGTTTGGCATTACCAGAGTGCACATGGAAGAGGATGCAGGGAAGCTGCTTCATACAGGAAATGGGAGTTACTCACAGG TTGATCTGAATAGAGCTGGGGTACCATTGCTTGAGATTGTTTCTGAACCTGATATGAGGAATGGTATTGAAGCTGCAGAATATGCAGCAGAACTTCAGAGGGTAGTTAGGTATTTGGGAGTAGGCAATGGCAATATGCAAGAAGGTTCTCTTCGTTGTGATGTGAATGTCTCAATTCGACCAATTGGGCAATCAGAGTTTGGGACGAAG GTTGAGGTAAAGAATTTGAACTCATTTTCATCTATGAGTAGGGCCATAGATTTTGAGATAACAAGGCAAGCACTTCTCCATAGTCAAGGACAAGGTGATTTAATTGTACAAGAAACTCGTCTTTGGGAGGAAGGCGCTCAG AAAACAGTTACAATGAGGAAAAAGGAAGGGCTGGCTGATTATAGATATTTTCCCGAACCAGACCTTCCCGAAGTTAGTCTTACAGAAGATTTTGTTGATGGTATAAAAAATTCCTTGCCAGAACTTCCAGAAATGAAGCGCAGGAGGTATGAGAACATGGGTTTAAGCATGCAGGATGTTCTATTCCTTGCAAATGACATGGCT GTTGCAGAATTTTTTGATGCAACCATTGCCAAGGGTGCTGAAGTGAAGCTAGCTGCAAACTGGATAATGGGTGATATTGCTGCGtatatgaaaaatgaaaaggtgaCTATAAATGAGATCAAACTTACTCCCGTGGAGTTAGCTGAGCTGATTGCTTCAATTAAAGGTGGTACTATCAGCGGAAAGATAGGGAAAGAG ATATTGTTTGAGCTCATAGCCAAAGGTGGAACTGTCAAGGGactaataaaagaaaaggaTCTTGTTCAG ATTGTGGATCCTGCTGAGATTGAGAAAATGGTGGATAAAGTTCTGTCGGAGAATCCAAAGCAGTTGGAGCAATACCGTGCAGGAAAAACTAAGCTGCAAGGCTTTTTTGCTGGCCAG GTGATGAAAGTATCAAAAGGTAAAGCAAATCCAGGGCTTCTGAACAAGATCCTTGTCGAAAAGTTAAATGCCCAAAGCTGA